The sequence CACCCCTTGTAAAAGTTTAGGCAAACGCTCTTTAATCATCTTAGAACCCATGCGCACGATCAAATTCAAACGCCCCTTAATGTTGTGCGGGTTTAAAACATCGCACAATTCTAGCACTTCGCTTATACTCGCATTAGGCCCAATTTTCACACCAATAGGGTTACAAACCCCCCTTAAAAACTCCACATGAGCGCCTTTAGGATCTCTTGTCCTTTCGCCAATCCACAGCATGTGTGCGGAGCAATCATAAAACTGGTCAGTCAAGCTATCCTTACGCACCAAAGGCTCTTCATAATGGAGCAGTAACGCTTCGTGGCTCGTGTAAAATTCCACCTCCCTAAGGATAGGCGTTCGCTCTATCTCCACCCCGCATGCTTGCATAAACCCTAAAGCTTGCGTGATCCTGTCAGCGATTTGTTGGTATTTTTGCCCAAAGTCGTTGTTTTTGACAAAATCCAAATTGAAACGATGCACTTGCTCCAAATTGGCTAACCCGCCTTGAGCAAAAGCCCTAATAAGATTTAAAGTCGCCACGCTTTGATGGTAGGCTTTAAGCATTCTTTCAGGATTTGGCTCTCTTTCTTTTTTGGGAATCCCATTGATAATATCCCCTCTATAACTCAACACTTCTTCATTGTCTAAGATTTCAGTCGCATTGGAGCGCGGTTTGGCAAACTGCCCAGCAATGCGCCCCACTTTCACGATCGGTATAGAGCCAGCAAAAGTGAGAACAATCGCCATTTGCATCATCACTTTAAACATGTCTCTGATCCTGTTAGCGTTAAATTGAGAAAACGACTCTGCGCAATCGCCCCCTTGCAATAAAAACGCCTTATTGTCAATCGCTTGAGCTAAGCGCTCTTGTAAGTTTCTCGCTTCACCAACAAACACTAAAGGAGGGTAGGAGTGCAACTCTTTTTTAACTCTCTCTAACTCTTTTTGGTCTTTATAAATGGGGTGTTGCTCTATCTTAAAAGAATGCCATGAAGTTGGCGACCAAGTTGTATTTGACATTTCTATATCCCTAATATTCTTTTCTTTAATTTAATTTTTTAAGCGTTATTATAGCTTGTGCGGGTTAAATCGTGGATTTTAGAAAGTAAATGCACGCTTCAACCTCCCTTTAATTCCAATAAACCCTAATCATAAAAAGCTTTATGATACAATGAAAATTCATACGATAAAAGGGTGGTTATGGCATGACGCAAAAAAAAGAAACTCCAAAAGATCTCAAAAAACTCAATTTGTTTGATTTGCGCTGGATGGCGTCCTTATTTGGCACGGCGGTGGGGGCTGGGATTTTATTTTTGCCTATTAGAGCCGGTGGGCATGGGATATGGGCCATTGTAGCGATGAGTGCAATTATTTTCCCTTTAACTTACCTAGGGCATAGAGCTTTAGCTTATTTTATAGGATCTAAAGATAAAGAAGACATTACGATGGTCGTTCGCTCGCATTTTGGCACTCAATGGGGGTTTCTTATCACTTTGCTTTATTTCTTGGCGATTTATCCTATTTGCTTGGCTTATGGGGTGGGTATCACGAATGTGTTTGACAATTTTTTTACCAATCAATTGCATTTAGTGCCTTTTCATCGTAGCTTATTGGCTGTCGTTTTAGTTTCTTTAATGATGCTTGTAATGGTTTTTAACGCCACGATTGTCACACGCATTTGTAACGCTTTAGTGTATCCTTTATGCTTGATTTTATTGCTTTTTTCTTTGTATCTTATCCCCTATTGGCAAGTTAATAACCTTTCTGTAATGCCGAGTTTTAAAGAATTTGTGCTAGCTATTTGGCTAACCTTACCGGTGCTTGTGTTTTCATTCAACCATAGCCCCATTATTTCAACCTTCACTCAAAATGTGGAAAAAGAATACGGCGCTTTCAAAGAGTATAAACTCAATCAAATTGAATTAGGCACATCGCTCATGCTTTTAGGGTTTGTGATGTTTTTTGTGTTTTCTTGTGTCATGTGCTTGAATGCTGATGATTTTATGAAAGCAAGGGAGCAAAATATCCCCATTTTAAGCTATTTTGCTAACACTTTAAACAACCCCTTAATCAATTATGCAGGGCCTGTGGTGGCTTTTTTAGCGATTTTTTCATCTTTTTTTGGGCATTATTACGGAGCTAAAGAGGGCTTAGAAGGCATTATTATACAAGGCTTAAAATTGAAAAAGGCTTCTAAAACCTTGAGCGTGGGTGTAACGATCTTTTTATGGCTTAGTATCACGCTTGTGGCTTATATTAACCCTAATATCTTAGATTTTATTGAAAATTTAGGCGGTCCCATTATCGCGCTCATTCTTTTTGTAATGCCTATGGTAGCTTTTTATAGCGTTTCTAGTTTGAAGCGTTTTAGAAATTTCAAAGTGGATATTTTTGTGTTTATCTTTGGGAGCTTAACGGCTTTGAGCGTGTTTTTAGGATTGTTCTAATGGCTAGTTTTTCTATTTTATCCATTTTTAAAATCGGCGTTGGGCCTAGCTCTTCACACACCATAGGGCCTATGGAAGCTGGGGCGAGATTTTGCGGATTGTTAAAAGATATTTTAGAACAAGTTGCACGCATTCAAATCACCTTGCATGGCTCATTAGCATTGACCGGTAAAGGGCATTTGAGCGATGAGGCGGTTTTGATTGGCTTGCATGGTATTTATGCTAACGAGTTGGATATAGCAACCAAAAAAGCCTTGCTGCATGAAGTGTTTGAAAATAAGGTTTTAAAACTCGCTAACCAACATCATATCCCTTTTGATTATTCTAAAGATTTGATTTTTGACAATAAACCTTTAGCAAGACACCAAAATGCTCTTATTTTAAAAGCTTTTAACGCTAAAAATGAGGTTTTAAAAGAAGAAACCTACTATTCTGTTGGCGGAGGATTTGTCTATACTGAAAAAGAATTAGACAACTTGGCTGAAGAGAATGAAAATGAAAGCGTCGCTTATGATTTTTCAAGCGCTAAAGAATTGCTAGAATTATGCCAAAAACACGAAAAAAACATTGCTGAAATCGTGCGTTTGAGAGAAAACGCACTCAAAAACCACCCTGATACAACGATGACTAAAATTTATCATGCGATGCTTGAATGCTATCATAATGGGGCTAACTCTAAAGAAATGTATCTTCCTGGTTTTTTGAAAGTAACACGATTAGCCCCAAGCATTAAAACGCGTTTAGAAAAACACCCCAAAAATGGGAATGACCCCTTAGCTTTGATTGATTACATCTCGCTTTACGCTCGTGCCATTGCTGAAGAAAATGCTAGTGGCGGTAAGGTGGTAACCGCCCCTACTAACGGAGCGTGTGCGGTGGTGCCAAGTGTGCTTTTATATGCTAAAAACCATTTGTTTGAAAATTTATCGCAAAAATCTATCAATGATTTTTTGCTCACTAGTGCGGCGATTGGCTATCTTTATAAGAAAAACGCTTCCTTGAGTGGTGCAGAAGCGGGGTGTCAGGCTGAAATTGGTGTGGCAAGCTCTATGGCTGCAGGGGGGTTAGCTTATTTGTATCAAGCCACGATCAAACAGGTTTTAATGGCTAGTGAAATCGCTATGGAACACCACTTGGGATTGACATGCGATCCTGTTGGGGGCTTGGTGCAAATCCCTTGTATTGAACGCAATGTTTTAGGGGCAATTAAAGCGATCAGCGCTTCTAAATTGGCTTTAGAAGATGCATACAAGCCTAAAGTGAGTTTAGATGAAGTGATCGCTACGATGTATGCGACTGGGAAAGACATGAATGAAAAATACAAAGAGACTTCGTTAGGGGGGTTAGCCAAAACGCTAGAATGCTAAAATAGGGTTTTAAGAGTTTATCATAAAATGGAATTTAAAAACCCCTTTTTTGAAAAAATGAAAGTCAATATTTGATTAAAACCCTACAAAGACCAATAAATCGCTCCTAAAAACACAACGATCCCCATCAAAATACTCACAAACATGCGTTTAGTATCTTTAAGCGCTACCATTAAAAACGCACTCAAGTAAAACAACAACAAAAACACGCAAAAAATCCCTAAAAGCACCTGAAACACGATACCCACTTTAGCCTTATGCAACATGATTAACGCGCCTAAAAAACCTCTTTCAATGGTTTTGATTTTCGTTTGAGCGTCTTTGGTTTCAATCCTGATTTCATACAAAGGCGTGCCGATAGCTAACGCCCCCCTATAATCTCTAGGCTCTATCTTTTTAGGCATAGCGATATGATTTTCTTTTAAAAAGTCTTTTAAAAAATCCAACCGCTCTTCTTTTTTTAAAGATTTTTCTAAAACCCACTCTTTGATGTTAGCACCAGTGTCTTGTCTCACCCCAAAGAGCAATAAAAACCCACTCATTGCAAAAAGCAACACTAAGGGGAAGAAAAAAGTGGTCGCATAAATGTGGAAATAGCGCATCATTTTAGTCATTATTGCAACCTGTGGCTCACAAATTTAGAAAAATTATCCAAAACCAACCCCCCTTTTCTAAACCCTAATGCACAAGATTCATAAGCAAAAAACACATTGGGTTGGTAATACAAGCCATTATGCGAATTGAGTTCATAAAACTCTTGATAAATGGGCTTGTGGTTAGAATAAACGCCGTCCGTTTTTAAGAGCGATTGCATGGAAGCTTCAAAAATTTCACTATTGGCCCCTTCCCTACCAAAAGCCACTTTTTTGATTTGCTTTTTATTGGCTAAAGGTTCATAGCTCGTTTCTAACAATAAGGGGTGGTTGGGGTATCTATCCCATAAAAGTTTTAAAAAACGCTTGGATTGGAAAAGGATCGTATAAGCAGGGTTTAAAAAAATCGTGTTTCTATTTTCCATCATGCTTTGCATTAAAAGGGCCAATTCTGGCTCATCAATAGCGATATTTTCCCATGGGATTAATTTGAATAGAAATTCATAATTCAAGCCGTTTTTAAACACGCCCTCTTCTGCATTAAACTCCACCTCATCAATGTAAGAAAAATCCGTTTCAAACCCTACGCTTTGAGCGGCGTCTTGTAAAAAACGCATGGTGCGTTCTTCTTCAATATTATCCCTAACGCTTGAAAAAAGGATTTTCCACCCCTCATACATTTCTTCAAAATGGCTCGTGTCTTCGCCCAAAGTTACCATGCGTTTGAAATTCTCGCCAAGTGCTTCATAGAGATTATTGAATTGCTTATTTTCATCATAGCCATTGGCTTTGAGTAACGCCCACTGGATCACTGCAGTTTCATAGAGCATGGTGGGGGTATCTGCGTTAAATTCTAGCAATTTAATGGGCTTACCATCAAGCCCCCCAGCCAAATCAAAACGCCCATAAATATGCCAATGCACTTCTTCTTCAAAACTCTGCTTGATCATAGGAATGAGCATGTTAGGAATATCTAATTCAAAAAAGCGCTCGTTTTCTATCACCTCTTCAGCCGTCTCTACGAACATGTCATAAAGCTCATTGCAAGCGTCATAATAGGCGTCCGCTTCTTTTTGAGAAACTACCACCATTTCATCAGCGATATAAGAAGAGTTATCGCTATCAGTGTGCCAATCCAAACCGATTTCTTCTAAAGTCTTATTGTCTAAAGGTTTTAAAGGAATTACTTGCATCTTTTAGCCTTGAATTATGAGTTAAAGCCCCTTGTCCCAGAGCTTACCGCCGGCGAACTTGTAGGCTTGCTAGAGCCAAAAAAACCGCTTTTTCCCCTATTCGCACCACCTACGCCTGAAGCACTAGGTGTGCTTTTAGAAAAGGAATTTTGAGAGCGTTGGTAAGCTTGTGGGGATTTGTAGGTCCGTTGGGCGTTTTGCTGGTAATTAGGGTTGTTGAAAAGCTTATTACCGATATAACTCCCTAAAATCGCCCCCGCCGCACTCCCTAAAATCGCACTCCCCAAGCCAAAGCCTGAGCTTTCATTACTCCCTCCACTATTGGGTTGGACAAGTTTGCTCGTGCCATTATCAATTTTAGCTTCTTCTTCTTTAATAAGCTTTTGAATCTCTTCATCGCTGAGCACGCGTTCATTGCCATTTAAATCACGCACCACAATGTGGGTTTTTGAGCTAGGGTATTCTTCAATAACCTTGTAAGATTTGTCCTTTTGCTCTTCTAAAATCACAAACGCACCTTTTTGAACGCTTTGAGTTAAATGGCTTTGCTCTTTGGATTTGTCATCAGCATTGCTCTTACACCCCACGATGCTTACCACCACTAATGCACTCAAACCACCCACGATCGCATAATCAGAAATCTTTCTGTATGGTTTTTTCATGCGAGTAGCCTTATGTTATGACCTATAATGATACAAGAAAGGCACGCCTTTAATCACGCCGGGCTCAAAAATCTTTTTAGTGACATTTTCCACTTTAGTGCGTAAATCTTCAGGCTCTTTTTGGGCATTAATATCATATTGGGTGGAATAAATCTTTTCAATGATAGAGATTTTATCTTCCACGCTCGCTCCCCTAGCCTTAGCCTGTGCCATTTCTTCTTGGATCAAAGCCGCTTTTTTAGCCGAATTGACCCCAAGCCACCCCACAATAACCATTTTAACGGTGTTTTCTTTCAAGTGGTCTCTGAGTTTAGTGAGCTCTCTTTGGCAATGCGGACACATGGGATCAGAGACAATATAAAGGATCTTGTCTTTATTTGCAGCGTTAGTGGAAGGTAGTTCTACCACATAATCAGCAGGCACTTCATTAAAAATAGCGTTCAATTTCGCGCTATTTTGCTGGGTAGCATTAAGGGTTTGGATTCTTTGATTGGTTTCGGCGACCAATTGCACATCGTCGCTTTTATTGCTAAAAAAGATATTGCTAAGCCCTATGACTAAATTACCATCCTTACTCACCACAAGCGGGATTTGATATTTAGTGTCTGGGTCTTCTACCACCACGATTTTTAAATCTTGATTGGATTTCAAAGATTTAGTCTCTAAAATACGCACCTTTTTACTAGTTTGTTTTTCAATCACCTTAACTAAATTGTCTTGCATTTGCTTATTAGCCGGACTTTCAGGGGCTGCCCCTAAACTTACAAGAAGGAACACGCTCAACACACTCGCTCTTAATATCATTAAAAACTCCTAAAGTTCATTAGCCTAAATCTCAAAAGAAATAAGCTTCTTAAATGGGTATAATACCATAAAAATCCCCTATTTTATAAGGCTTAAAAGATGATTATCATCCCTGCTAGATTAAAATCCAGCCGTTTTGAAAATAAAGTGCTAGAATGTATTTTTGGCTTGCCTATGGTGGTCCGTTGCGCTAAAAATGCGAGTTTAGTTGATGAATGCGTAGTCGCTTGCGATGATGAAAGCATTATGGAAGTGTGTCAAAAATTCCATATTAAAGCGGTGATGACCTCCAAACACCATAATAGCGGCACGGAGCGCTGTTTGGAAGCGGCTCAACTCTTAGGATTAAAAAACGATGAAAGGGTTTTAAACTTGCAAGGCGATGAGCCTTTTTTAGAAAAAGAAGTCATTGCAATGTTATTAGAAGCCACTAAAAACGCTCCTTTCATGGCGACCTGCGCTAAAGTCATTGATAAAGAAAAAGCCAAAAACCCTAATTTAGTCAAGGTGGTTTTAGACCATCAAAATAACGCCTTGTATTTTTCACGCTCCCTTATCCCCTTTTTACGAGATTTTGATTTGAAACGCCCCACGCCTCTTTTAGGGCATATTGGCATTTATGGTTTTCATAATAGAGAGATCTTAGAAGAATTATGCTCCTTAAAGCCATGCGTTTTAGAAGAGATAGAAAAGTTAGAGCAATTGAGGGCTTTGTATTATCAAAAAAATATTCTAGTGAAAATCGTTCAAAGTGAAAGCGTGGGTATTGACACGAAAGAAGATTTGCAAAACGCTTTGAAAATTTTTAACTCTCTGCCAACAACGCCGTGATTTTACTTGACTTTTTATAAAAAACACACTAGAATTTCTTTTTTCAAGCGAAATTCCAGATTAGCTCAGCGGTAGAGTAGGCGGCTGTTAACCGCTTGGTCGTAGGTTCGAATCCTACATCTGGAGCCATTCTTTGCTATCTTTTCACTTCTCATTAAACACTGACAACTAAAACTTTTAACTTAAAAAATGCGGAATTAGATATAAGAAAAACTTGCATCAAGTCTGATTAAAATGGATATAAAAAATCCGCTCGCATTCATCCTCACTTAATAAGAACATGCAAAAATTCTTTGGTGTGCGTGGCTTTGTGGACGCGTGTATTGTCTGCTTTAAAACGCATGTAGGTTTTGGTGAATAAAGAGTAAGTGCCGTATTTTTTTAAGATATTTCTAATCTCTGTTTCATTCATAAGCCCTTCATTGTTATAGCTTAAAAAGATGTATTTGAATCGCGCTTTTTTGATCAAGTTTTCAAAGGCATTTAAAATCTTATTGCGAGAGCAAAACGATGATTTCTGGTAACTGGGCAAGCCGGTTTTACCTTTTGGGATAAAGGGTGTATAAGTGGCAATCGTGTTTAATAAATGATAGTTCGCCCCATATTGTCTCGCATTATAAGGGGGGTCTAAATACAAAATATCCCCTGAAATCTTTTCAATCAAATCATTGGAATCCTGCTGATATACTTCGTTAGCGTTTTGGCTCAAATCAAAATGAGCGCCTTCTAAAATGAGTTCTTTTTGAGCGCTTTTTTTAAGGTGTTTTAAAAAAGCCCCATAAACTGAAGCGGTATTAGCCACCTTGTCTGCACTCTCCAATAACGATGCGAGCAAAAAATAATACGCATGGCCATCAATATTTTGAGAACGCTTGAGCTCTTCAATTTTTAAACGCATCGCATCAATTTTTTGAGCGTTCGTTTCGCTAAAATACTGCCTTGAACTCCCTCCTAAAGAATAATGCGAATAGATAAAGCCCTTTTTTAAAGCAACGCTATTAATCTCATCAATAAGCTCTTGTTTGTTAGGGATCTCTTGAATGTTGGCAATATAATTTTGATTCAAAACAAAGCTATAATACTCCAAATCATTAGAGATAATCTTATTAACGGCTTTTTTAAACGCGTGCCCCACAATACCCGTCCCAGCGAACAGATCACAAAAAATCGTGCAAGAGAGATCACTGCCCACAACCGCATGGATATTTTCCTTAATAAAGGGAATGAGCTTGTATTTAGAACCGATGTAGTTCATTGCAACCACTATAAAGTAGTTTTTTGATGGTATCCAATTTGATACCCCTCATCATAACCTTTTTGATACCCTTCATTGTATATCCTATCATTACAAGTTTTCTTGTATTGTATGGGGTCATATTGATAGCAACCCACACAGCCGTCATATTCAGCCTCCCCCTCATAGAAAGGATAATGATTGCCAAGAATTTTTGTTGCATCAAATCTATAGCCAGTCTCTTTGCATTCTTTACAAATTTGGCGTTTCTTATCATTACAAGCTTTACATAAAGCCTGAAAATCATCTAAAGTCTGCATGCTTAAATCAGAAACTCTTGGATCATTTTTGCGGCCGTCTTTGTGATCTACCTCTATTTGAGTGTTTTCAGAGTTGCCCCACACACCGCACATAGCACAACATTGTTGGCTATAGTGATTTTTAATATCTTGACGGATACTTTGGTTAAAAACACACTTGGTATTATAGCCATTCAAGCGTATTCTATCAATAGAATTTCTTGGAGTTTGCTCCTTATCAAACTCCAAGTTAAATTCTTTAGCTATAGATGAACTCTTCCTACACCAACTCCCCCATTACCTAGCTGTAATTCTTGATATTTTCCTACAAATTCTGTAACGCTTACCCAACGACTCACCCCATTTTCATCAGGTTGAGCAAGTTCTGAAAATAACTCTTTTTTGCTTTTATTCATCTTTAAAAAACCTCTTCTTTATAAAATTTAGGATCAAAATAACCCACCAACCATAGCACAAATGAGATCAACTGCTTATCTAAAACCTAACAATCCTTTATAATGATTTTAGCTTTAGTGCTTACAGCAGTAGAGCCTGCGGGTAAATCTGAAAGCACCACAGCATTAGCCCCAATCTTCGCACCATCGCCCACGCAAATTGCACCCAAGACCTTAGCCCCTGCCCCCACTACCACACGGTTGCCTAAAGTAGGGTGGCGCTTACCCTTGAGCTTGCCCGTGCCCCCTAGAGTTACGCCATGATAAATGGTAACATCATCTCCAATCTCTGTGGTCTCGCCAATCACCACGCCCATGCCATGATCGATAAAAAGCCCTCGCCCAATCTTAGCACCCGGATGGATTTCTATCCCAGTGATAAAGCGTGCCAGCTGAGAAAGTGTGCGTGCAATAAAATAAAACCCACGCTTGTGCAACGCATGCGCTAGGCGGTGGCAAAGCAGTGCATGAATACCCGGATAAAGCAAGAAAACCTCCCACTTATTCCTAGCTGCAGGATCTTCTTGCAAAACACGCTCCAAACTATAAGATAAATCCTTTATTATAGAGTTTGTTTGAAATGTATTTTTCCCCTTCATTTAAGTTTTTCTCCCATAAAAAGAATAGCAACTGCTAGAAATTTTGCATCAAATTTGTAGCCAATTTCTTTGCATTTTTTGTAAATCTGGCGTTTTGTCGTTGCAAGCCTTGTATAAAACTTGAAAATAAATTATCGCTTAATGGCAGACTAGTTTAATGCATGCCTTTTAGCTTAACGCCCTTTTTGGAGAGTGGGTTAGATTGAACCCATAAAAGATTATAAGATAAGCCCTCCCCCTTTTTCAATTCAATGCACTTCGCCCCAAACCTTTCTTTTCCAAGCATAAGCCAAGAACGATAACACCGCAAAGAAAACCATAATCTTAATCCCTAAAGTATTTCTTTCATGTTTTTTGCGATCGCCTGCTTTTTGCAAATAAGAGATGACTTGTTTTTGAGCTTGTTCGTTCAACCCCACCCTAGGCATAGCCGTGCCAGGTAAAAGCTTTTGTGGGTCATTGATGAAAATATTCAAGCCATGTTCACCCTTAGCTCTAATCATCATGGACAAATCAGGTGCATGAGAGCCTAAATAATTGGCTAAATCTTTAGCGTCGCTAAACGCCTTGTCTTTAGCATAATCTAGGCTATGGCATCTTTGACAGCTTTGAGCAAACACTTCCTTATCGCTCAAGCTTTTAGGCAAAATAGAAGTGAGATACGCCACAATATCGCTCAAATCTTTATCGCTAAATTGAGAAAACGCCGGCATAGGATAAGGCCTTTCATCGTTGAATTTATGGCTCAACTTCGCTGTTTTCACAGGGTCTTTGATGAAGTGGGCTAAGAAATTCGCATTCAAAACCCCCGCCACATGGCTTAAATCCGGTGGCACAACCCCAAAAGAGTTGCTCGCACTAAGACTATCCATAGGGGCTGGAATGTTTTGAGACTTGATACCATGACAAGCGGTGCAATTTTCTGCTACAAGCTGTTTGCCCCTATTGGCATCGCCATTTTTCAAATCAATAGGCTCTAAATCTTTGAAAGCAAAATCTGCCGGAGCGACTTTAGGGTGCATCACAGAATGTGCATAAGGCTCAACCCCATAATAAATCACGCCTATCACTACAATAAGGATAATTAGAATTTTAAATTCTTTCATCTAACACCCCCTTGTTTCTTCCTCTCAGCAATAGTAATAATGGGCAATACCACAAAGAAAAGGGCTAAGAAAGTGATCGAACCAGCCAACCCAATGTATTTACCTATTCCAAGTGGAGGCAATTTACCATAGATCGTTAAAACAATCATATCAATAATTACAAGCCAAAACCACACCATAAAAGCAGGCCGTTTGTGTGCAGGAGCGACCACCGGACTTCGATCCAAGAAAGGCAGTAAGAAGAAAATCACTTGCGCCACGCCAAAGGCCATTAACCCTAAATCAGCGCTAAAGAAAAAGCCCCTTAAGACTTCATAGCTCCATAAGAAATACCACTCAGGGTAAATATGAGGCGGCGTTTTAAGGCTGTTAGCCCTTTCAAAGTTAATAGGATCCATCGCAAAATCATAGTGGTAACACACCAAGTAAAAGAAAAAGACCATGAATGCACAAACCACAAAAATATCTTTAGACAAGAATACCGGCCAAAAAGGAATGACTTTAGATTCCTTTTTCTTGCCTTCAATGAATTTTTTCTCTTCCAATTCAAAGTCAATTTCTTCGCCTTCTTGGTTATTGACATGCGGAATGCGTAAAGAGTAGAAATGCACCCCAATGAGCAAAATAATCGCAATAGGCAATAAAAACACATGAAGCATGAAAAAGCGCGTTAAAGTGGAATCTGCCACGACATAATTACCCCTGATCCACTCCACCACATCAGCCCCAATAAAAGGAATACCTCCAAATAAATTGGTGATAACCGCTGCCGCCCAATAGCTCATCTGCCCCCAAGGCAACATATACCCACTAAAGGCTTCCGCACTAAAGACCACAAATAAAATCATGCCACTAATCCAAATCATCTCACGACCCTTTTTGTAAGAGCCATAATAGATAGCGACAAACATATGGATATAAATGATGACAAAAATCATGCTTGCTGCAGTGGCATGCATGTGGCGCCAAAGCCAGCCATAAGCCACTTCTTGCATGATTGTGAAATTCACGCTATCAAACGCCATTTTCGCATCAGGCTTGTAATACATGAGCAAGAAAATCCCTGAAACTACAAGCACGCCAAAAAGGGTTAATAAAATCACCCCCATAGCCCATAAGAAATTGATGTTTTTAGGGATCCAATATTCTGTCATTAGCACTTTAACAAGCTTGTTAGTGCCAAGACGCATGTCCAACCATTCGCCTAAATTTTTCGCTTTTTTTATCTCTGCCATTGAAACTCTCCTTACGCTTTAGCCACCATGTTTTTGTATTCAGCCCCAGCTTCGCCAAAAGTGATCTTAGTGCCTTCAACTTTAAAAGGCGGAATATCAAAAGGGCGTGGAGGGGGAGTG comes from Helicobacter acinonychis and encodes:
- a CDS encoding class II 3-deoxy-7-phosphoheptulonate synthase, translating into MSNTTWSPTSWHSFKIEQHPIYKDQKELERVKKELHSYPPLVFVGEARNLQERLAQAIDNKAFLLQGGDCAESFSQFNANRIRDMFKVMMQMAIVLTFAGSIPIVKVGRIAGQFAKPRSNATEILDNEEVLSYRGDIINGIPKKEREPNPERMLKAYHQSVATLNLIRAFAQGGLANLEQVHRFNLDFVKNNDFGQKYQQIADRITQALGFMQACGVEIERTPILREVEFYTSHEALLLHYEEPLVRKDSLTDQFYDCSAHMLWIGERTRDPKGAHVEFLRGVCNPIGVKIGPNASISEVLELCDVLNPHNIKGRLNLIVRMGSKMIKERLPKLLQGVLKEKRHILWSIDPMHGNTVKTSSGVKTRAFDCVLDEVKSFFEIHRAEGSLASGVHLEMTGENVTECIGGSQAITEEGLSYHYYTQCDPRLNATQALELAFLIADMLKKQRV
- a CDS encoding aromatic amino acid transport family protein; translated protein: MTQKKETPKDLKKLNLFDLRWMASLFGTAVGAGILFLPIRAGGHGIWAIVAMSAIIFPLTYLGHRALAYFIGSKDKEDITMVVRSHFGTQWGFLITLLYFLAIYPICLAYGVGITNVFDNFFTNQLHLVPFHRSLLAVVLVSLMMLVMVFNATIVTRICNALVYPLCLILLLFSLYLIPYWQVNNLSVMPSFKEFVLAIWLTLPVLVFSFNHSPIISTFTQNVEKEYGAFKEYKLNQIELGTSLMLLGFVMFFVFSCVMCLNADDFMKAREQNIPILSYFANTLNNPLINYAGPVVAFLAIFSSFFGHYYGAKEGLEGIIIQGLKLKKASKTLSVGVTIFLWLSITLVAYINPNILDFIENLGGPIIALILFVMPMVAFYSVSSLKRFRNFKVDIFVFIFGSLTALSVFLGLF
- a CDS encoding L-serine ammonia-lyase, with product MASFSILSIFKIGVGPSSSHTIGPMEAGARFCGLLKDILEQVARIQITLHGSLALTGKGHLSDEAVLIGLHGIYANELDIATKKALLHEVFENKVLKLANQHHIPFDYSKDLIFDNKPLARHQNALILKAFNAKNEVLKEETYYSVGGGFVYTEKELDNLAEENENESVAYDFSSAKELLELCQKHEKNIAEIVRLRENALKNHPDTTMTKIYHAMLECYHNGANSKEMYLPGFLKVTRLAPSIKTRLEKHPKNGNDPLALIDYISLYARAIAEENASGGKVVTAPTNGACAVVPSVLLYAKNHLFENLSQKSINDFLLTSAAIGYLYKKNASLSGAEAGCQAEIGVASSMAAGGLAYLYQATIKQVLMASEIAMEHHLGLTCDPVGGLVQIPCIERNVLGAIKAISASKLALEDAYKPKVSLDEVIATMYATGKDMNEKYKETSLGGLAKTLEC
- a CDS encoding PepSY-associated TM helix domain-containing protein produces the protein MTKMMRYFHIYATTFFFPLVLLFAMSGFLLLFGVRQDTGANIKEWVLEKSLKKEERLDFLKDFLKENHIAMPKKIEPRDYRGALAIGTPLYEIRIETKDAQTKIKTIERGFLGALIMLHKAKVGIVFQVLLGIFCVFLLLFYLSAFLMVALKDTKRMFVSILMGIVVFLGAIYWSL
- a CDS encoding glutathionylspermidine synthase family protein, translating into MQVIPLKPLDNKTLEEIGLDWHTDSDNSSYIADEMVVVSQKEADAYYDACNELYDMFVETAEEVIENERFFELDIPNMLIPMIKQSFEEEVHWHIYGRFDLAGGLDGKPIKLLEFNADTPTMLYETAVIQWALLKANGYDENKQFNNLYEALGENFKRMVTLGEDTSHFEEMYEGWKILFSSVRDNIEEERTMRFLQDAAQSVGFETDFSYIDEVEFNAEEGVFKNGLNYEFLFKLIPWENIAIDEPELALLMQSMMENRNTIFLNPAYTILFQSKRFLKLLWDRYPNHPLLLETSYEPLANKKQIKKVAFGREGANSEIFEASMQSLLKTDGVYSNHKPIYQEFYELNSHNGLYYQPNVFFAYESCALGFRKGGLVLDNFSKFVSHRLQ
- a CDS encoding UPF0323 family lipoprotein, with translation MKKPYRKISDYAIVGGLSALVVVSIVGCKSNADDKSKEQSHLTQSVQKGAFVILEEQKDKSYKVIEEYPSSKTHIVVRDLNGNERVLSDEEIQKLIKEEEAKIDNGTSKLVQPNSGGSNESSGFGLGSAILGSAAGAILGSYIGNKLFNNPNYQQNAQRTYKSPQAYQRSQNSFSKSTPSASGVGGANRGKSGFFGSSKPTSSPAVSSGTRGFNS
- the dsbK gene encoding protein disulfide-isomerase DsbK, whose amino-acid sequence is MILRASVLSVFLLVSLGAAPESPANKQMQDNLVKVIEKQTSKKVRILETKSLKSNQDLKIVVVEDPDTKYQIPLVVSKDGNLVIGLSNIFFSNKSDDVQLVAETNQRIQTLNATQQNSAKLNAIFNEVPADYVVELPSTNAANKDKILYIVSDPMCPHCQRELTKLRDHLKENTVKMVIVGWLGVNSAKKAALIQEEMAQAKARGASVEDKISIIEKIYSTQYDINAQKEPEDLRTKVENVTKKIFEPGVIKGVPFLYHYRS
- the kdsB gene encoding 3-deoxy-manno-octulosonate cytidylyltransferase, with product MIIIPARLKSSRFENKVLECIFGLPMVVRCAKNASLVDECVVACDDESIMEVCQKFHIKAVMTSKHHNSGTERCLEAAQLLGLKNDERVLNLQGDEPFLEKEVIAMLLEATKNAPFMATCAKVIDKEKAKNPNLVKVVLDHQNNALYFSRSLIPFLRDFDLKRPTPLLGHIGIYGFHNREILEELCSLKPCVLEEIEKLEQLRALYYQKNILVKIVQSESVGIDTKEDLQNALKIFNSLPTTP